GTGGGCCTTTGAACTGAGTTGAGATTTCTAGAGTTTGCTTCCTTTATGGTATTTGGGTAAAATTCTCTTTTCCTATCCAATATTTCTCTATGGTTTGGAAGTATTACAGTcttaatgtattttttaattGCTTCAGGTGGATTTAAAATTTTCTCTAtatatacataaaaataaaatagggcaGTGGTCCTATGCCCCTAGATTTTAGATCATACgaaaattcatatttatattttttgtgAAATTATTTTGCTAATTCGATGCATCTGTTTTTAGAATTGTTAGCAGTCCAAAAaaacaagggtttttttttttgcatttttatacACAATTCCTTCTAAGCTTGCTTTTaagtttcttttttttccttagcTCTCTTATTTTATTCTTGGAAGCTGTATGATTAGATGGAAGGATATGTCACAACTCACAATCAATTGGAGAAAAtcgaattttagaattttttggggaTGAACTATGTCAATGTTTTACATCACATCACACTCTTCCTTGATTGGATTGGGGAAATCTGGTGCAGATTACACAAGGAGGGTTTTATTGGATTGGGGACAGtggtttaagaattttctttttggtcACTAGTTGAAAGGTTAGAATTTTCCTACTTGGGAGTTTTTCAGGCCATGAGCcgtccacagtggggcccatcatctcTTTGGGTCACCATATTGAGAACCCAAGAAGACTAAATGTACTCTGATCATGCATTGTGTATCTTCAAACTTCTTTCATCATAATGAAACCTAATGCGGGAAAATGGAATGCAGTGGTTATATGTCTCTAGAGTATGCAATGGATGGGCTTTTCTCAGTGAAATCAGATGTCTTTATCTTTGGGGTCTTACTGCTGGAGATCATTAATGGTAAGAGGAACAACGACTGTTTCAGGGACGATCCTTCACAGAATTTGGTAAGATATGTAAGTGCAAGTTTTCCTTCTTGATCCATGTATAACATCACTAACATTGCATCCAGCTGAGCCATATTTTTCTGTAATAACATCCTGCCCTTTTTGTGAACAAAGAGAGATAATTCAGAATTAGTAGAGACAGATGGGTGGAAGGATATAAGCATTGCCACACCACTGACAAGTTGTTCAATAGAAAATTTGAAAGGTATGATATTCAAACAAGAAGTGTTGTAGTCCTGGCATATTGCTatgtagattttcttttgtacattGTTCAAAAAACTTTTGGCCTGAGCTTGGCTGAGTTAACCTATTTAAAAAGCTGGCAAAACATTCCAAGTTGATTATTTACTTGGAGTATTAGTAGTTTCAACCCAATAAGTTTCTGGATTGTTGAAACTGAATTGAAACTTTAAGTTTCTTCAGAGAATTGCTGGCATTTTGTTTGGTATCATCTTTTTGTTGATTCGGTTAACTCCTTTACTGCTTCTAACACAAGCAAAAcccaattgaaattggtgaacttTTAGCTTGTATTATTGGTTTCTGTTGGTTTGTAATTGCAAGGTCCCCTTCATGGTTACACTTGTAATTTGTTTTCTCTTTCTATACCAATTTCTTCTAAGGTTTACGAATGTTGCAGAGGCACCCGAACTAATGGAAAGAGATTTCATGTCCCAAATCATAGTATCGTTTTTTCTCTTGACCATTCAATTTCTTTGATACAATGTTCCTACTacaatatatgtttatttatttatttttttctttttggtagcaAAGATACTTGTTGGATTCTTTTGATTACACAACTGACTTAAAGTATTTGTTGAAGTCAACCTACATCTAGATTTGGAGGTGTGGAGAAAGCATGTGCTGCTCTCCATAAGTAACCAATTTGCCACGCTGGCAGATgtctggcatgtacatgagctgccttgtacATACATGTGTTGACCAAAACCTATAGTACTAAAAGGCAAGAAATGACTGAAGCAAGGCTACTTTTTAATTAGAATTTTTGATATGTATACACATAAGTACTAGGCATCAAACTGGTGTCATGAACTTATCAGTGCATATGCCACTAGTCAAGATCATACCATGGGGTGTTCTTCACATACATGAGATTGAGGGAGCAGGAAATTAGAAATCTGATATAGTAATGTGTGGCACTGAACCAGAAATCTAGAGTTCATGACAGTGTTGTATTCCGATTCATACTGGAAGAgctggtctttttttttttttgattttgtaGTTGAAAAGAATTTAAAGCAGAGGTAAACATGAATTCTATGATTTTTACAATCTGATGGTTACATATGGCAGTGAaagactttcttttttcttttttcttttttttttgaatttggatAAGATGACTATCAGGTTCAACAGATTCAAAAAAACAACAAATCCCATTCGTCACatcctcttgattaaactgattgTTCACAATTCAGTTCACTTGGGCATCCAAATGCAACGTGCATGCCTTCACAAGATCAGTAACATTGTTTTCTAATAAATGCCACCAAAACAATTGGATATATAGCTAATTGTTGGAATAGTATGCAATATTGAAGGTATTACTTTAGGTggactcacacacacacacacacactctctctctctctctctctctctctctctcacctatgTTGGTTTAAAATCCTTCATTTGTCTTAGAGGACTTGAAAACTTGGGTTTATTTGGgtttattttgagaaatgatCAATGATTCCATAAATCCCCAATTTTCAAAATGTGATAGGTGGGGTTGTGGACAATGCTCGAGTATATGAAGCTGGCTTGAAAGCAGTTCACATTGTAATGATGTAGTAACAGAAAATGAGAGTAACAGATTCTTTGTTTCCCTAGCATCTATCATCTTGATGGGTGGCCTTACGAAGTTGTTCTCCTTAAGAGGGTCTTTGCCCACACTAAGGATGAATTTGAGTATACAAGTTAGGTTAGGCAATCCATCCATAGGATACAATGAAGCTTAGACCTCTATCATCAATCTTCAATTAGCAATTTTGGTTGATTGACCCTAGACATCTCTTAGCAATGAATAGGTTAGAAAGTAgtgtttgttttctatttttgtaGTGACATAATAACAGCCTGAAAACAATGCAAAAAAGTATAAGGCCGCTTAAAGCTTTTAGCAATGAAGCATATATGCAAAGTGCCCCACACCCAAGCCCTTGCATGTGTCTGTATTCACGTGTGCAAGGTGATCGACGCCCTTTGCAAATGTCCCTTTAATGATCTAGAATAATGGCTCTATGACATAAGGACAGTTATAGGGATGTTCCCTTTCTCATCCATATCCGATGCAGGACTAAACGTAGTTCCGATCTTGAAAGCATTTAGAGGGAAGATGAAAATGAGGATTCCAAAATGGAATctttaaaatttacaaaaaaatagAATATCTTGGACAAGTACCCCATTTTAGATCGATTATGCCGAAATCATTTCTAATTTGAACATTTCAGACAAAGTATAAGGTTCAAGCTTGTGAATTTAGCTATATTGCCCTTCACTAGTTTACATTCATACcccagtttttttttaaaaaaaaaattatttctttCCTCATTCTTCTtctgctgcttcttcttcttcttcttcttcttcttcttcacattatATGAGCTTGGTTAGACACAATATCCAAGTTAAGAACTATAAACTTAgatttctgtttttatttttattttttatttttgggtatttcacaaattcaatcttcttttttcttaaccattcacagtagattttttttttcttgctttcttttgcaGTGCTGTTGATTGGAAATTTGCAGCTGACCAACTTGTTAGAACAATTCCAGATAAATTAATAGTTCACTGTAAGGAGTGTTTACCAAGttttctatcttttttctttctgttaTGTTTGGTATTCTTTTCTTACTGGGAACATTCCCTTTGGTCTGCTCGACGTGTATCTTGGTTCTAATATCTGCAGACATAAGTGTTTTTTGTGCTCATCATGTATATCTACACAATATCTATTTCATGCATTGGAAAATTCATTTTAGGTTTTTACTTGCTGCCTATCACACAATATGCATTTTTTCTCACCCATGGAGGAGATGGATCGGAGGAAGTCAGCCAATATCACAAAGTGAGGCCATAGCCCTTTGGAGGAGAAAATAGGACTACAGGAATTGTGTTTTTCCCTGAATTTATTAGGAAAAAAAGTGTAGTCTCGAACACCATGGGCAATCTCCTGAATCCCTACCTTGGCAAATGAAGCTAACTCCAAATGGATCTAATGTTATAAATAAACTGTACCGAGTGGTGGAATGACCTTATTCTTACAAGAGCATCTAAATGGTGGAAACCCTCTAATGAATGGATAGGACCGCTTACCAATGTACCATGCTGGCACATGGATGCGAACATGAGCTGCCTTATACATGGTGTGGGCTGAACAAAGATCCATCTTCAATATTCATTTGGGCTGAATAGGTGGAAACTAGTGTCCACATAATGAGGTTCTGTTTTCCACACTACTCAAAATCCACAACAGAATGGATAATCACTTGCTCTTAATATCCATGCCACTTGCCATTCTAGGTACATATAAATGCATATGTAGTGATTAAAAAGGACTACTTTAGATGCTGAAATTTACAAAATACTCTTGTTTGTTAACCATAATTCATGAAAATCTAACTGAATAAAATAAGATTCTCTCCACAAATCTCTGCTTCACTTTCTCAACCCTTTTACCAATTCTCTGCATTTCTAACTAAATTTCCATCCAAACAGGAACTGTCTAGACTTCCCTTTCCTAGTCTCTTGTTATTTCAACGGATATAGCTTCCTATCACAAACCATACTGTAAGCACATTTCTAATTGCTTGTAAATAGGAAGCTCAACCTCAACAAGATCCCAACAAAATTATAAGATGATTTGGTTGGTGTTTGGTAAATTCACGAGgattctctctctatttttttttattttttatttttaattttgattAGGTTGGATCTGTGTAAATCAATTTTTTTGTCAGATGCTTTGATTTAAAATTCTTCTGAAATTAGTtgcctttaattttttttgaggATTATCTGGGTAAAATatggtattcttcttcttcttttatcagaAAGACATATAGTGATATTTTCCTGCTCAGATTGGCATGCTAACAAAGCTGTTATAAGAATCAGCTATTTTCTTTCTCATACTTCAATGTGTAAACATAAACTTTCTTCAGGCATTGTGCTATTCTTCCCCATTTCAATGCAAATGTGGTGGGGATGAGACTGCTCATGACAGTTCACTGCATTCTGTGACCTCTGAAAGTAGCACCTATTTTCTTTATTAGCTTTTGTGATTTCCTCTATTCTTGTTTTTCTATTTGGATCTCTATCTGTAAATAATTGTGGGGACAATTTTGGATCTTCTACATCATGATCCTTAAAATAGAAGCTCAATATCTTGGGTTTCTTCATTTTTGTAGCCTTTTTACTCTTCTGTTTCACAATCCCTATCGTCGAGAAGCAGAAGGTGCTCAGAGCTACTGTTGTATTGGAATGATtcaatatattttttctttctcaaaTTATTTCCAGAATATAGAGATTTCAAGTTTTCTATTTCTGACACTGTAACCATATATTAATTTGAAGGACTTTTATGTAGCACTCGAAGAAGTCTTGCATTATTACGTTCAAGGATACCAAGGAGTTGTTAAAGAAGGATGACCGGTCTACATCGAGAGACTTGGTAAAGCTGAACCAAACAAGCTTatgtttgcattttttttaattgtttctttTCATGTGGCGTTTCAGGTGAAGAGAAGGATAGATTTGGTTTATGGGGGAGGGAGTGtgggattgatgggtttgatCTCCCAAGCTGTTTATGGTGGAGGCTGCCATGTTCTTGGGTAAGAATCAGGCCCTCAAAAAcagaatttatttattaaatttttttttaaaaaaaagttctgTTCATGAAAGCTTTTGGTATACCAGCTATGGATTTATGGGATTAGTGTCTTTTTAGTATCTTTCTTTTTATGTGACTGGCAAGGTACCGTGGATATAGGTCATGACagaattattatttatatatttatttttgtaaattgatGATTTCATTAAACCTCAAAAAGTGTCATGACAAAAAAAATTTTGCATGATGGAATGCTCTGTTAAGCCccatcttttattattttttttttctttttagtattTTGAGAGATGGTTAAACCTGTAATTGTGTTGTGTGACATTTTCCTTCtcttcataaagtgagcaccatGGTTTAGTACAACTCTAACATGATATGCAAAATGGTTGTTTTGAACTACAGTTCTCTGTCAGAGTTTGGTGTCCTTGGATTCGAGTTGGGTTATTCAATGGAAAATCCAAATTCATTGGTTGTGTGGGAAGCAGTTGATACATATCTTGTTGTCATCTGATAGGTAAGAAGACAATTGAACTTGAAATATGCATTGGACAGAATGGTAACACTGGAAATATAAAAGCTACCAAGCATAGTATGTCATCAGGTTTAGAGATGAAGCTTGATAAGCTGCGGAAAGAGCTCTCTTCAAGTCATGAGGGAATATTGCCACATACCATTCTTTCCACTAAATAGATCAGCACGTAAAGCGCCGAAAAACCAACTTCCATGGAGCAGCTAAGGACTAGCCTGGTTCTGGCTATCATTGGAGCAattttcaaagggctaatggtgggtgatccactcttctcgttgcatacaagtggggcaatccatagttcaaatcacttcagccttttgacgccactcgtgctaggagtagaccatatagaggatttgtttttatttatttatttacatttaagaccatttattgtaatattttttttttattgtgtggtaatataaattttgtttaatattcagttttatttgtattgcatcatttttatgtttcaaatatttaaaaaatacaggttttgattgaattatatataataaaaaattattggcatgctagagtgtgaaatccatacaaaggctttTACCGGCGCTCGTGTGGAAATCTTAGACGGTCCCAATAGCTGATTTCGATCTCCTGTTTTACTAGCACTCTAAGTGatttttaccggcgctttttCGCATCGGAAAAACATACAATTCTCGGCGCTCAGAAAGGCGCCGATAGAAGTTACCTAGTGCCGCCAATACTTTTAGcgacatacccatttatcggCGCTTGACTAGTGCTAATAATAGAATTGCCAGCGCTTTTAGGAACTTATAGCGGCGCTTGTGAGCGCCCTTAAAAGTCGCATTTGTTTTATGAAATtgtggtgaagaccgctttagttgaagtaggaatatgccaaaatGTCtcagagggggtgaataggactttttaaagtttttatgatttattaaaatcctattacactaatcctaacagacgGTACTTATcaagattactcaaaagtaactctattggcttccaagcccTGGTAGAGGATCctatcacaaactatttaagaagtgaacaatatgcaaactaatttatgatggatatgactgtgtatgtgtgtgaggtatgATCTCGTATATaaaagtattaaagtaaatcacacaataaaaaaataacaatctcaaacaccttatttttatagtggttcgactacttgtcttcTCCACTCCCAGAACCACTCTGAAGCCCCTGactgtaccggatttcactaaggaggtttcacagcgattcacctcaaacctaaggttttaaattaggttcaccttcaacctttacaacctacactgaggctgattgtttatgctccctgagcaagggttaacacatagcacctgagttttaggcacactggccaaggatccacacaaggaacctctgtttatgcttTCACGAGAAAGGGTCAACATATAACAcacacttttaggcacactggccaaggatcttccacaagaccctaactatttatgctctccatagagtaagggtcaacacaatgcacccaccacgtacactctcgccggaggcctcctatgagggcttgcaagggtgagaaacaccttagacccaatcctaaaaagaaatgatcacaagtgtcttatagactctaataacttacaaataagtagatgagtctcattcagcacgttgacgaaattctcctccttgttgatgaaaaatattcgacttccttgatccacaactcagatgatgtatcAATACGAGGCTTTAGGTTGAGTCAAGATTAAAACGGAATcttactctataaaatgttttcctataaggaagatagagtgatttcgattatgcattcaaggcatcccagcttaatgatttgccattaaggtagtagctggaggatccttgaatgcggaagttcattccccaatccactctattgaatatcaatgatgagggtggattggaggatgaacttccctgagagaaagggctttgggtatatgatctaaggtaaaacactcaaaagcactctcttctttctctaccagcaacaatagacaagctctctttatataggcaaaaggttccaacggatataaaacggtcacatttatgacagagttcgatatcatcgagcgggatcgatatcatcgagcgtatactctcgatagcatcgacggtccgctcgatgacacaaactcaaatgtcatacgcttttgaaaccaattgccagctggtcgagggaatcgaaacacgtatcgatgtcatcgaatttcgaactccgattccatcgatgcgaggttcgattcctcgacatttgaaaatgagagagacttgctttgaaatatttcaggtttacaagaatgatcgagggactttCAAgattatcgaaatttgaatgtcgatgctatcgatagctgtgtcgaggcatcgaaaaatccaaaggattttcgtttaagcttgctggacagtttcagTCCttgttcgatattatcgaaaccgtaccgatatcatccatatttgaatatcgattctaacgagtgaccctcgatcacagATAAACAATCTTAAAATAATTGCTGAAAAACTAGGCCCCCgtgatcgataatatcgagagccctccgatatcatcgagatttgaacttcgatggtatcgagaacggcttcgatatatcgatacacatgagattttcttaagtaaaaacaggggcaccgTAGATCTGTCTgtcaatattatcgagtcaccttcgatggagttgagagtcaaatatcgatgatatcgataggtatatcgatacattgataaatccgtccagagatgtatgtggttgctggacgtaTTTGTCCTCATTTCGACGATATCATTTAAgaatcgaggacatcgacagtacgcatcgattttatcgaacctgatatcgataaattgacagagctagaaaacttagagaattttctgattttgaaaaagttttcttaacttaaaaaccctatgatattctagtttgttttaagggttttatatacctggtttTTTGAGACATgtgatgtgaggcttagatttacctgtggcgagcttgcacacatccggttgagacagacgctttgaattgatcttcctatgagactctgcagtctaactgactcaacactcatgctaattgaaaaaccagggcactttcaatcttccctttgtcaattatgtgacaaaatatCAAAACACCCTAGAATATCTTCAATactaacatcctaaattgtgtgtacatgcactttacataattttacaattcTAATAATGTCATATGCACAACACATCAAGAAGCTGCTCCCCTTGACTGCAAACTCCCCCTCACTTGGTagagctgctccccctaacacctgcaacaccatacTCAAGCAGATATACATTTCTTCCTGACGAGGTGTTTGAActcttctctccctttttttcaGTCATTTGACAAAGATTGCTTCGATATATATTGACTAAAGTTTAAAGACATGTGGGAGAACCAAAATTTAGAGATGTGTAATGATTAAATCAGTTTAAGCAGTCATCATTTTCAGAAACTATAGATACATATCAGACCAAGTAGAGCAGTGTTATAGCAGATAGAATAATCATtaaaatcacatgcattccatgtcAGAGCCTAGATGAACTAGGGGATCTAAACTCATAGTCATGACAGTAAAACTAGAATTATATTCAGCCATATCCAAACCAgccaaaaacataaatatctaaaaaaaaatatactgcccaaggttggcagttGTTTAGCATTCATCCTAACAAAACTatcaagcccattcatgggcaacCACAATCAAACATTAGTTTTTAAACCATTCATGGGCAACCAGAAGTAaccagaaaaaaaagaaaaaaaagatgtcaAACTGTCAAGAGgctatcacattcattcatgagagCGTAGAGCACCCAAAAAGATACTAGTGCTCATACGCAGAAATAAGTGTGTGTGAATGTGATAGCGAACAAAATCTTGTACTACGGCGGAGGAGGAGAGGTAGATGGCACTGTATTGTCTCGACGATAGGTAATTATCTCAACCAGTTGTTGGACCGTCTACTGTACTCCTTGGACCAGCTGTTCCAAGATGGTAAGCCTCTCGTGCACCGAGTGGACATCCCTCTGAATTGCTCCAATCCGATCCTGGTGGAGCTTAAAGCGTTTAGCATGTCCAGGAGCTGATGTTGATGGAGCATGATGAGGTCCAAAAGCTTCTCCTCGCCATTTCAGTCCCTTCAGTGGGAGCGTCGCCTGCACCTCCTACTCCTTCTTCTTGAATGCCTTCCTCAGACGGATCCTCAGGATATTTATGAaactttaaatccatcctttGAATGTTTCTTTTGTTGAAGGTTTGGAGAGGAAGTACAGGATCACTTATAGTTGGGAAGGCTATGACATTGCATATTATATGTATGATCTAGGGATATGGTAAGTGAACATCCCTAGCCATATGAAAAGCATAAACCAACTAATGCACGATGAGGGTAGGCAGACAAATCTTGATCCTAGAGGTGACCGAATAAATTATCATAGTCATGAAGCTTGTGAGATCTGCCCTATTGGAACCCCTAGAGTAGATGTTTGAAGCAAGGATACCATGGAAGACCCGATAGCGTGGTTTCATGAATCTGGCTTTTAGGGCATTCCCTTGGTGCCACTGGATGTCACGATCATGACAGAGGAATTTGGTGACCTTGCACCGAACCTCAATATTTTTCATGTCCATATCTGGGAGTCCTATAGGTGATAAGGTAAGATTGAATATCCCTGCGACAGACTCGGGAGTGATCAACACATCATCACCATCGACGGTTACGGTGATGGATGGTGGTTCAAACATCAGAGAATGACAG
This region of Magnolia sinica isolate HGM2019 chromosome 1, MsV1, whole genome shotgun sequence genomic DNA includes:
- the LOC131242890 gene encoding cysteine-rich receptor-like protein kinase 41 isoform X1; this encodes MECSGYMSLEYAMDGLFSVKSDVFIFGVLLLEIINGKRNNDCFRDDPSQNLVRYRDNSELVETDGWKDISIATPLTSCSIENLKEAPELMERDFMSQIIQRYLLDSFDYTTDLKYLLKSTYI
- the LOC131242890 gene encoding cysteine-rich receptor-like protein kinase 44 isoform X2, with amino-acid sequence MSLEYAMDGLFSVKSDVFIFGVLLLEIINGKRNNDCFRDDPSQNLVRYRDNSELVETDGWKDISIATPLTSCSIENLKEAPELMERDFMSQIIQRYLLDSFDYTTDLKYLLKSTYI